The window AGTACATTTCGAATTTTCTGTGTGAGTTCAGTAACGGTAAGTATCTCATTGCGCCCTTTTGCCGTATCCGGGAACAAGGGTAATGTTGTACCAAAATTCATCTAATCACACTCTTTCACTTGAATTCTTTTAATGCTATCCGCTTTCCCTGTCCTGCTGTCCACCACGATCTTTACACCGCTTATCCGAATATCCTTTTCCGCCACTTCAAATCGAGTAGGCATCTGTGTTATAATCGCCTTTAACACACATTCAATCTTTCTGCCCAATACAGACTCATGTGGTCCCGTCATTCCCAAATCGCTGATATAGGCTGTGCCTTTCGGTAAAATCGTTTCATCCGCGGTAACGACATGGGTATGCGTTCCAACGACAGCACTAACTTTTCCATCTAAATACCAACCTAAAGCAATCTTCTCGGAAGTTGCTTCCGCATGCATATCCACAAAGATCATGTTCGTTTCCCTTGAAATACTCTTGAGAATCCCATCTACTCCCCGAAAAGGACAATCTATTGGTTTCATAAAAACACGCCCTAGTAAGTTTATTACCCCTATCGGATTTCCCAATTTTGAGTTTTTTATAACATGTCCCTTGCCAATTGATAAAGGAGAATAATTACCAGGTCGCAATATATTGCTGTTCGTTTCCAGGACAGGGGGCTTTTCCCTTTTATCCCATACATGGTCACCTGTGGTTATTACATCAATACCATAGGAAAACAATTCTTTCGCTATCTCTCCCGTAATACCTGCCCCCCCTGCAGCATTTTCTCCATTTGCAATGCAAAAGTGTATGTCTTCGCTTTCAATAAATGACCCCAGCTTATCCCTCAATATGGTGCGTCCGGGCTTGCCGACAATATCACCAATAACCAGAACGTTATTTTTCATCATAGACTTCTTTATCCAAAATTTTCCCTTGCAATGAGATCAAAGGTAAAGAGACCCGCATTCTTTCAATCCCCGCTTATTTCCACAAAAAAAAGCGCGTCGTACCTTTATCCTTCTCTTTACATTTTCTTAAATTTTCGTTTCAAATTTCTTTCCACGTCTGGAGGAACAAACGGGCTTACACTGCCACCCAGACTAACAGCTTCCCTTATCAAACTAGAATTTAAAAATGAATATTGTTCGCTGGTCATAACAAATACCGTCTCGACCTCTTTATTCAGCACCCGGTTGGTCAACGCCCTTTGAAATTCATATTCAAAATCTGATACGGTACGTATGCCACGCAATATCACATTCGTTTGCTGTTTTCTGAGGTAATCAATCAACATACCATCAAAACTATCAATTTCGACATTTTTCAGATCCTTAACATTGTTCCGAATCATTTCCATCCGCTCCTGCACAGAAAAGAGCGCCTCCTTCAATGGATTACACCCGACAGAAACAACCAATGTATCAAAAACAATACTCCCCCTTTTAATGACATCTAGGTGCCCATTTGTTACCGGATCAAACATGCCCGGATAAACGGCTTTTTTCATATTTCTATCCTATATACCTTGTGAAAATCTATTTCAGAACCAAAACCGTCTTTGCGTTTTTTCCAATCCTTTCGGCGTTATGTCAAACCGCAAGGAACTATCATCTCTCACAGGGTCCAATTCCAGGGTAATGCTTCCCACCCAGTCATGGAAATAACGAGACAACACGACATTGGTTTTCAGATTCCTTTTGTCTCCCAGTTCTTCGGCATCATCACTCTCTTCTACAAATGACTTCAAGTCATACTTCTCTATTCCAAAAACACTCCACTTTTCATTAATCCTGTAATCGACCGCAAGGGAAAGCGTAGAGCTGACATCTCTGATATATCTATGACCGACAAAATAGTGCCAATCAGGTGAGTGGTTAATTTCTATTCCGGAATTCAGGACGTCAAACTGGAATTCTGCCGTATTAAACTCATTCCGTTCGGAAATAAACGTGAGGGCATCTGTTATTTTGCATTTAAAGTCGAGATTGATAAAATTGTCATTCCTGACAATGATTCCGTTTATTCCGTCATTGGTTATACCATCATTTGTAGGAAACAGATAATAATCCACATTAAAGTTTACAAAATCCACTGCCTTCTCCAAACCAGGTCTTCCTCTTTTCGTTTGCAGCTTATTTTTTACCCCAAACACGAGCACCTGGGAGAAATCCAACGCGTCAATTTCATCATACTGATATAACCGGTTTGGGTCTTTTGTCACAACAGGCGTATACATATATCGAAGCTCTGGCACAAAGATATGCCGTAAACGGTTTATCTTCAAAAAGTCATTATAAACACTGTAGGTCCTCCAGTGTGTCGAACTCATGTCAAACCCAAAAGAACCAGCAAAACGCCCCGCAGCAGAATCATTTGCTTTAGGATCATGACCAGACGTATCAATACTTTCCGTATAACCGGTAACTCTCCCTTCAACATACGGTTTCACACGAAAGAACCAAGGCTTTAACGGCATACTTACACGATTCACACTATCAATTCTGGTAACAGGTTGAGGATCAACAGACAACTCCTTCCTGTCAAAAGAACCGTTAAAATACGTCACCTTTGATTCAGAGGTAAATATAAGTCTATTATTCCAAATGGGTTCTCCAATGATTCGATATGCAACCTCAGGGAGGCGTTCCGCATAGTTTTCCTCCCGCAAAGAATCTACCGTTGTATCAAAACCATTAAACTGTTCGTTGATCAAGAAAGTCATTGCGGTAGTATCTTGAAGTTTTCTTAAATACAATACCGTTTCACGATCCTTTTCCGTCTTAAATTCCCGTTGAAAATATTCACGGAGGAATCCTGGATCACTCAAATAGGAATATTCCATATCTAACCGCCAACCATAGGGCAAGGACTGTCTATGTCTCCAAAGAACAGTACCCCTATCTGTGTTTTCTATGGGAATATCATTAATATCATTATCACCGAAATCTTTTATATAATAGGTATCACTATAGCCAAATATATCTTTCCCTTCATACTCGAAATCAAGCCCCGTACCCAGGCCTCTGTCCTGTAAATAATCAAGCTTCAAAAGAAGACTACTCCACTCTTTTTGTTGCCCGCCCGTAAGCACATATAAATTCCAATCGGTCCTTAAGAATGAACCAAAACGGGAAGAACTCCCTAATTCCCAGTTTTCCAACAGTTTCTCTTTCTTTTTCACATCGAGTGAAAAATAGGGAAAATAACCAACCGGATACTTATCTAAGTAAAACACATTGTGTTTGGAAGAAATATAATTATGAACTCCCTTCTGCTCCAGCCTGATTTTTTTTCCTTTAAAATGATAATGGGGATGTCCATACCCGCACGTAGTCATTACACCATTTTTAATTTCATATTGTCCTTTACCTGCATGCAGAATTTCGTCCCCGCCAATGTTGATTGGCAGTTCTTCCTGGGCAGATGATGAATGCCCTTTCTCTCTTACCCGTATGTCTGTTATTGAAGCGCCATGTTTTTTTTGCGTTGCCTGAACACTTGTTTTTATCTGAGCATCCAGAAGAATACCTTTTTCTTCTCGTACGTTTTCAAATATCCTGTCAGCAATGAGCAAATCCTCCTCACGACGCATGGTAACGTTTCCTTCTGCATAAATTTCACTGAGAGGGAGACCAGCGGAAAACGAATCATCAAGACCCTCCCTGTCAAGCCACAGGATCACATTATCTGCATGAATTTCCGTATCCATTCTTTTGATTTTCACATTTCCCAGGGCAACGATAACCCGTTTATCACCTTCTTCCCAAGAATCGATGCTGTCTGCAATAATATCAATCATTTCTCCCCGGGAAACTCCCGAGTCTGAGACATCAACAACTTCATCCATAGACAAATACTCTTCTTCGCCTTTCGAGCGAATGGCCTCACCACGAACGACAACCTCCATCTCCTGCGCCTCTTCAAAGGTCTCTATCGGCTGGATGTCCGGATTAACCACAATACCCGTCATTGTCTCAAACGTTAGATACACCTGTTCATAATTTTCATAATTTTCATCTATCAAAATGGTCACATTGCCTTCGCAGTAAACTTCTACCGTAGCCTCCTTGCGGTGCCTTGCTTCTTCCTCATGAAACCAGCAAACCGTTGCATCCGCGGTAATCTGAAAAGGTCCCTGAAAAATTTTTACATTCTTATTTCCAACAAATGTCCTAACCCCATCTTTCTCCCACGTACTAACATGTTCCGCCGAGAGAGAAAAGGGGCGCTGCAAAATATTCTTTACAGACAATAAACCTTCCCCGTAACTCCACGCATGGCATATAAACGATAAAATAAAAATAAAAAATGTTGTTTGTAGTTTTCTCATACGTAAAACGCCCTACATTTTATTATTGGTTTGAACAAAAATGCTTTATGCGTTCAATGACATAATCCAGCTCTTCTTCGGTAATTTCAGGATAGATAGGTAATGCCAATGTTTCTTCCGAAGCCTTTTCCGATTCAGGTAAATCACCTGTCTTATATCCCAGATACTCAAAGCATTTCTGTAAATGAAGAGGTAATGGATAATATAGAATCGCTTCTATCCCCTGTTCGTGAAGATATTTTACCAAATGGTCTCTTTTTGGGCTAGCTATTATGTACTGATGAAATATGTGGGTATTATCGGGAGCTGTTTCAGGTAATCGAATGGGCAATCCTTCCAGGTGTTTTGTATAATAAGAAGCAACCTCTCTGCGCCTTGCTGACCAAGACTCCAGGTATTTGAGTTTCACAGAAAGAACGGCAGCCTGAATTGCATCCAATCTTCCATTAATTCCTATGTACCGATGGTAATACTTCTCTTCCGATCCATGAACTCGCAATGTTCTTATTCGTTTTGCAAGCTCATCATTACCGGAAGTCACAAGTCCTCCATCACCATAGCCTCCGAGATTTTTTGAAGGATAAAACGAAAAACACCCTACGTCACCGATCGAACCTGCCTTCCTGCTCTTATACATAGCGCCAATTGCCTGCGCGGCATCTTCAACAATCCTTAATCCATGGGCACGTGCAATTTCACACATAGAATCCATTTCCGCGCATTGCCCATACAGATGAACGGGAAGGATAGCCTTTGTCTTTTCGGTTATAAGGGATGCAATTTTATTTGCATCAAGAGTATATGTTGCCGGATCTATATCAGCAAACACAGGTACAGCCCCCAACCTTGCAATCGAGGCTGCCGTCGCAAAAAAGGTAAAAGGAGTAGTAATGACCTCATCACCATTCCCCACACCACACGCCATTAATCCTAACAGGATTGCATCCGTACCTGAGGACACTCCTATAGCGTGCTTTACGCTGCAATATTCTGCTATATACTGTTCAAATTTCTCTACATACGGACCAAGCACAAAAGACTGACGGTCCAAGACCTCTAAAACGGACGCATTTATTTCCTCCCGAATACATTCGTACTGCCGTTTTAAATCTAATGAACATATCTTCATTAAAAATTATCACCCGAAAACCAACGTAACTACTTATTCGCAAAACACAAAACACACATTCATAAGTTTGCTTCATTACTATATTTGCAACGAAGATTATTGGGGCAATTATATTGAGCACATTTTGATTTGTCAATAAAAAGTCAATAAAAAAAGGAAAACCTCCGCATATCACCACTATTAAAGAAACAATACCCTTGATTTCAATTCCTCATTTTATGTAGAATTTTAATGGTTACGAATCGGCAGCCCCCATAGCTTAATTGAATAGAGCGTTGGCCTCCGGAGCCAAAGGTTGCAGGTTTGAATCCTGCTGGGGGCGCTTAACATTCGGTATTTGAACGGAAAAGAATAAAACTGTCAATGGTACGCCTTCCTTAATGAAGACATTCTCATTTTTCACCCTTGTTACAATAGCCTGTATGGCGCCAATCGTTTCAGCAAGTGCTGAAAGAGAGGCCAGCAACAATCAACCTCGAACAAAATTGGAAGCCTTTCTTTTAGAAAATGGTCAGATAATCATTAAAGATTACTATGCATTAGGAAAGATTTCTGGTTTATATGGATCTGACATTGAAATCAAGGCGCTGGTAACTTATGAGCAGGGTAAGGAAGACCAAAGGCTCAAAGGATTCCAGATTGACGTTCATGAGAGAGGAAGACACGAACGATCTGAAACATTGTATCTGGATAGAGAAGAAATTGAAGCACTGTCTCAAGCAATTGAATATATGATCCATGTATCCGCAAAATGGAAAACGGTACGCAAAAATAACACAGAAGTAGTTTTTTCCACAAAGGATACCTTCAAAATAGGATTTTATCAGAAAGGATTTGTCTGGCAAGGTTTTTCATCAACAGGAAATACCGGTGAAGCGATCTGCCAATTCAATTCACCGGAAGAATTCAGATCGATAAAAGCCCTGGCAGACTCCGGGCTGGAATTACTCAAA of the Candidatus Brocadiaceae bacterium genome contains:
- a CDS encoding TIGR00282 family metallophosphoesterase, producing the protein MMKNNVLVIGDIVGKPGRTILRDKLGSFIESEDIHFCIANGENAAGGAGITGEIAKELFSYGIDVITTGDHVWDKREKPPVLETNSNILRPGNYSPLSIGKGHVIKNSKLGNPIGVINLLGRVFMKPIDCPFRGVDGILKSISRETNMIFVDMHAEATSEKIALGWYLDGKVSAVVGTHTHVVTADETILPKGTAYISDLGMTGPHESVLGRKIECVLKAIITQMPTRFEVAEKDIRISGVKIVVDSRTGKADSIKRIQVKECD
- the coaD gene encoding pantetheine-phosphate adenylyltransferase — translated: MKKAVYPGMFDPVTNGHLDVIKRGSIVFDTLVVSVGCNPLKEALFSVQERMEMIRNNVKDLKNVEIDSFDGMLIDYLRKQQTNVILRGIRTVSDFEYEFQRALTNRVLNKEVETVFVMTSEQYSFLNSSLIREAVSLGGSVSPFVPPDVERNLKRKFKKM
- the lptD gene encoding LPS assembly protein LptD is translated as MRKLQTTFFIFILSFICHAWSYGEGLLSVKNILQRPFSLSAEHVSTWEKDGVRTFVGNKNVKIFQGPFQITADATVCWFHEEEARHRKEATVEVYCEGNVTILIDENYENYEQVYLTFETMTGIVVNPDIQPIETFEEAQEMEVVVRGEAIRSKGEEEYLSMDEVVDVSDSGVSRGEMIDIIADSIDSWEEGDKRVIVALGNVKIKRMDTEIHADNVILWLDREGLDDSFSAGLPLSEIYAEGNVTMRREEDLLIADRIFENVREEKGILLDAQIKTSVQATQKKHGASITDIRVREKGHSSSAQEELPINIGGDEILHAGKGQYEIKNGVMTTCGYGHPHYHFKGKKIRLEQKGVHNYISSKHNVFYLDKYPVGYFPYFSLDVKKKEKLLENWELGSSSRFGSFLRTDWNLYVLTGGQQKEWSSLLLKLDYLQDRGLGTGLDFEYEGKDIFGYSDTYYIKDFGDNDINDIPIENTDRGTVLWRHRQSLPYGWRLDMEYSYLSDPGFLREYFQREFKTEKDRETVLYLRKLQDTTAMTFLINEQFNGFDTTVDSLREENYAERLPEVAYRIIGEPIWNNRLIFTSESKVTYFNGSFDRKELSVDPQPVTRIDSVNRVSMPLKPWFFRVKPYVEGRVTGYTESIDTSGHDPKANDSAAGRFAGSFGFDMSSTHWRTYSVYNDFLKINRLRHIFVPELRYMYTPVVTKDPNRLYQYDEIDALDFSQVLVFGVKNKLQTKRGRPGLEKAVDFVNFNVDYYLFPTNDGITNDGINGIIVRNDNFINLDFKCKITDALTFISERNEFNTAEFQFDVLNSGIEINHSPDWHYFVGHRYIRDVSSTLSLAVDYRINEKWSVFGIEKYDLKSFVEESDDAEELGDKRNLKTNVVLSRYFHDWVGSITLELDPVRDDSSLRFDITPKGLEKTQRRFWF
- a CDS encoding DegT/DnrJ/EryC1/StrS family aminotransferase, whose translation is MKICSLDLKRQYECIREEINASVLEVLDRQSFVLGPYVEKFEQYIAEYCSVKHAIGVSSGTDAILLGLMACGVGNGDEVITTPFTFFATAASIARLGAVPVFADIDPATYTLDANKIASLITEKTKAILPVHLYGQCAEMDSMCEIARAHGLRIVEDAAQAIGAMYKSRKAGSIGDVGCFSFYPSKNLGGYGDGGLVTSGNDELAKRIRTLRVHGSEEKYYHRYIGINGRLDAIQAAVLSVKLKYLESWSARRREVASYYTKHLEGLPIRLPETAPDNTHIFHQYIIASPKRDHLVKYLHEQGIEAILYYPLPLHLQKCFEYLGYKTGDLPESEKASEETLALPIYPEITEEELDYVIERIKHFCSNQ